A window of Reinekea marina contains these coding sequences:
- the ribBA gene encoding bifunctional 3,4-dihydroxy-2-butanone-4-phosphate synthase/GTP cyclohydrolase II: MALNSIEEIIEDIRHGKMVILLDDEDRENEGDLIVAAEKVTPEIINFMATKARGLICLTLTGERCDFLGLPPMVKSNQAAHSTPFTVSIEASEGVTTGISAADRAKTILDAVNPQGKPEDIVQPGHIFPLRAQPGGVLSRAGHTEAGCDLARMAGLLPAAAIVEIMNDDGTMARLPDLIPFAKEHGLKIGTIADLIHYRILNERTIEEVKTQTLETKAGVFEVKAYQDHLSGGTHLALTKGAPFKAEDPTLVRVHVTSTLKDLLGVKSDEHKSWSLEAALEQVSAEGAGVVVLLDVQESVDIETEMQLASGSANKQKNPNVDKYGTYNTVGTGSQILRELGIGKMRLMSSPIRFGGISGFDLEVVEYIEPK; encoded by the coding sequence GTGGCTTTAAATAGTATTGAAGAAATTATTGAAGATATTCGCCACGGCAAAATGGTGATTTTGCTCGATGACGAAGATCGTGAAAACGAAGGCGACCTAATCGTCGCGGCCGAAAAGGTGACTCCAGAAATCATTAATTTTATGGCTACCAAAGCGCGTGGCCTTATTTGCTTAACCCTAACAGGTGAGCGATGTGATTTCTTAGGATTACCGCCAATGGTTAAAAGTAATCAGGCCGCCCATAGCACGCCTTTTACTGTATCTATTGAGGCATCCGAAGGTGTGACAACGGGAATATCGGCGGCCGACCGTGCTAAAACGATTTTAGACGCGGTCAATCCGCAGGGCAAACCCGAAGACATCGTACAACCGGGTCATATTTTCCCGCTGCGAGCCCAACCTGGTGGCGTGCTCAGTCGTGCTGGCCACACTGAAGCGGGTTGTGATTTGGCGAGAATGGCGGGGTTGTTACCTGCGGCGGCGATCGTTGAAATTATGAACGATGATGGAACCATGGCACGCTTGCCCGATTTAATTCCGTTTGCGAAAGAACATGGACTTAAAATAGGTACCATTGCTGACTTAATTCACTACCGAATTCTCAATGAACGCACCATCGAAGAAGTTAAAACACAAACCTTAGAAACCAAAGCGGGAGTGTTTGAAGTTAAGGCCTATCAAGATCATTTGTCGGGCGGTACGCACTTAGCGCTTACAAAAGGTGCGCCTTTTAAAGCGGAAGATCCTACCTTAGTTCGAGTGCACGTGACTTCTACCTTGAAAGATTTGTTGGGCGTTAAAAGCGACGAGCACAAAAGTTGGTCTTTAGAAGCTGCTTTAGAGCAAGTGAGTGCAGAAGGTGCTGGGGTGGTGGTATTGCTCGATGTTCAGGAATCTGTCGATATCGAAACTGAAATGCAGCTAGCGTCAGGTAGTGCCAATAAACAGAAGAACCCGAATGTCGATAAATACGGCACCTATAATACGGTGGGTACCGGGTCTCAAATTTTAAGGGAGCTTGGCATTGGTAAAATGCGACTAATGAGTTCTCCGATTCGTTTTGGCGGAATTTCAGGGTTCGACCTTGAAGTCGTCGAATACATAGAACCGAAATAA
- the ribH gene encoding 6,7-dimethyl-8-ribityllumazine synthase, whose amino-acid sequence MSIKVIEGDFSANQGQYAIVVTRWNSFVVDHLQAGAIDALKRHGIKEDQITIVKAPGAYELPLVCQRLADKGDYDAIIALGAVIRGGTPHFDYVAGEAAGGLNSVALTMDIPVVFGVLTVDSIEQAIERSGTKAGNKGAEAAEVALEMVNLCENIGRPVVEQ is encoded by the coding sequence ATGTCTATTAAAGTAATTGAAGGTGATTTCTCTGCAAACCAAGGGCAATACGCTATTGTGGTGACGCGTTGGAATAGTTTTGTTGTTGATCATTTGCAGGCGGGTGCCATTGATGCGCTTAAGCGTCATGGTATAAAAGAAGATCAAATCACAATTGTTAAAGCACCGGGTGCTTATGAGTTGCCGCTAGTGTGTCAACGCCTAGCAGATAAAGGCGATTATGATGCCATTATTGCTTTGGGCGCGGTAATTCGAGGTGGAACACCTCACTTTGATTATGTGGCGGGTGAAGCCGCAGGTGGTTTAAACAGTGTTGCGTTAACTATGGATATTCCGGTTGTGTTTGGCGTATTAACGGTTGATTCAATTGAGCAAGCCATTGAGCGCAGTGGTACCAAAGCGGGTAACAAAGGTGCAGAAGCCGCTGAAGTGGCCTTAGAAATGGTAAATCTTTGTGAAAACATTGGCCGTCCCGTGGTGGAGCAATAA
- the nusB gene encoding transcription antitermination factor NusB encodes MTNQKPNANQRRKARKLALQALYQWHVAESPIHQIEAEFLVDNDMSKVDKEYFCDVLRGVPARKSELDEHIEKYIDRNLKDLTPVELAILRMGTFELVSRIDVPYKVIINEGVELSKAFGANEAHRFVNGILDKLAQDLRIAEVKAK; translated from the coding sequence ATGACCAATCAAAAACCTAACGCAAACCAGCGTCGTAAAGCACGTAAATTGGCTTTGCAGGCTTTGTATCAGTGGCATGTAGCTGAGTCTCCTATTCATCAAATTGAGGCTGAGTTTTTAGTCGACAATGATATGAGTAAGGTCGATAAAGAGTATTTTTGCGATGTACTGCGTGGCGTTCCCGCACGTAAATCAGAGCTCGATGAGCACATTGAGAAGTACATTGATCGTAACTTGAAAGACTTAACGCCAGTTGAGTTAGCCATTTTACGCATGGGTACCTTTGAACTAGTGTCTCGCATTGATGTGCCTTACAAGGTTATCATCAACGAAGGCGTAGAGCTTTCAAAAGCCTTCGGGGCGAATGAAGCTCACCGCTTCGTCAACGGCATCCTAGACAAACTAGCCCAAGACCTACGCATCGCCGAAGTTAAGGCGAAGTAA
- a CDS encoding alpha-hydroxy acid oxidase, producing the protein MTVCTIEDLRKLAEKRVPRMFYDYADSGSWTESTYRANESDFQKIKLRQRVAVDMTNRSTAMPMVGNNTFMPVALAPTGLAGMQRADGEIHAAKAAEKFGVPFTLSTMSICSIEDVAEHTQAPFWFQLYVMKDKRFLESLIDRAKAAKCSALVLTLDLQILGQRHKDVRNGLSTAPYKSIKGLTQIAAKPLWAMRMLATKRKGFRNIIGHAEGVSNLDSLFSWTAEQFDPQLNWKDVEWIKKKWGGKLILKGILDTEDAKLAEETGADAIIVSNHGGRQLDGAPSSISQLKDIVDAVGDQIEVHVDGGIRSGQDVLKAIALGAKGTYIGRPFLYGLGAMGEQGVTKTLEIVHKELDITMALCGERELRNIGRKHLLPGSF; encoded by the coding sequence ATGACCGTGTGCACGATTGAAGATTTAAGAAAACTGGCAGAAAAGCGCGTCCCAAGAATGTTTTATGACTACGCCGACTCTGGTTCTTGGACAGAATCAACCTATAGAGCCAACGAAAGTGACTTTCAAAAAATTAAACTTCGCCAACGTGTCGCCGTTGACATGACAAACCGCTCCACAGCAATGCCCATGGTAGGCAATAACACCTTCATGCCAGTTGCACTGGCACCCACCGGGCTGGCGGGCATGCAAAGAGCCGATGGTGAAATTCATGCGGCAAAAGCGGCTGAAAAGTTTGGCGTCCCCTTCACACTGTCAACCATGAGTATTTGTTCTATTGAAGATGTAGCCGAACACACGCAAGCTCCATTTTGGTTTCAATTGTATGTTATGAAAGACAAGCGGTTTTTAGAGAGCCTGATTGATCGGGCGAAAGCCGCAAAATGCAGTGCACTGGTACTCACACTCGATTTACAAATACTGGGCCAACGCCACAAAGACGTTCGCAATGGCTTATCAACTGCACCCTATAAATCGATCAAAGGTTTAACCCAAATTGCAGCGAAACCTCTATGGGCTATGAGAATGCTAGCCACTAAACGAAAAGGGTTTCGTAACATTATTGGTCACGCCGAAGGGGTTAGTAATCTGGACTCACTCTTTAGCTGGACAGCCGAGCAGTTTGACCCTCAACTGAACTGGAAAGATGTAGAATGGATCAAGAAAAAGTGGGGCGGAAAATTAATTCTAAAAGGCATTTTAGATACTGAAGATGCCAAGCTCGCTGAAGAAACGGGGGCCGACGCCATAATAGTTTCGAATCATGGAGGCCGACAGCTCGACGGTGCCCCTTCATCCATCTCGCAATTAAAAGATATCGTCGACGCTGTCGGCGACCAGATTGAAGTGCACGTAGACGGCGGTATTCGAAGCGGTCAAGACGTACTCAAAGCCATTGCATTAGGTGCAAAAGGCACCTACATCGGGCGTCCATTTTTATACGGTCTCGGCGCAATGGGTGAACAGGGCGTGACCAAAACCTTAGAAATTGTTCATAAAGAGCTCGATATCACCATGGCATTGTGTGGCGAAAGGGAGCTTAGAAATATTGGTCGAAAGCATTTGTTACCGGGGAGTTTTTAG
- a CDS encoding coiled-coil domain-containing protein: MKTALFAVFLMLFLATGIITLLGLIHKVRIEKTYLNKLFFALILELSGAVIYLFTETEFFEVTATPPTPVSEIHSLADELSQRFPDESVSSIEARLRLYDGIESALEDSNAEIDKLSTELSVLAQEQMNLEQELELRVNQIKLLNSEIKARQEAMAKLTKLEKQFLVKMAELNSRISEWGASINFRWQPEEKREVALMLQEAFKEIGFMEANELPNDDPMTAHAILERYQKKKRFKEVGFLTPQVVAFIVQDYLSPGLVR; encoded by the coding sequence ATGAAAACGGCTTTGTTTGCAGTGTTTTTGATGCTTTTTTTAGCCACGGGCATCATTACTTTATTAGGATTGATCCATAAAGTTCGGATTGAAAAAACGTACTTGAACAAGTTGTTTTTTGCGTTGATATTAGAGCTTTCTGGGGCGGTGATCTATTTGTTTACTGAAACCGAGTTTTTTGAAGTCACTGCAACACCACCTACGCCTGTTTCAGAAATTCATTCTCTAGCGGATGAGCTGTCGCAGCGTTTTCCCGATGAGTCGGTGTCTTCAATCGAAGCAAGACTGCGCCTTTACGATGGTATAGAAAGCGCCCTAGAAGACTCGAATGCTGAAATAGATAAATTATCGACAGAACTCAGTGTACTGGCGCAAGAGCAGATGAATTTGGAGCAAGAGCTGGAGTTGCGAGTTAACCAAATTAAATTGTTGAACAGCGAAATAAAAGCGCGCCAAGAGGCGATGGCAAAGCTAACAAAGTTAGAAAAGCAGTTCTTAGTGAAGATGGCGGAGCTTAACAGTCGGATTAGTGAGTGGGGTGCTTCGATCAACTTTCGTTGGCAGCCAGAAGAGAAGCGTGAGGTAGCGCTGATGTTGCAAGAGGCATTCAAAGAAATTGGTTTTATGGAGGCGAATGAATTGCCCAATGATGATCCGATGACGGCGCACGCTATTTTGGAGCGATACCAAAAGAAGAAACGTTTTAAAGAAGTCGGCTTTTTAACGCCTCAAGTGGTAGCGTTTATTGTTCAAGATTATTTATCGCCCGGTCTCGTTCGCTAA
- the rpsT gene encoding 30S ribosomal protein S20, whose product MANSAGSRKRARQAVVRRARNASMRSMVRTYVKKVVAQIEAGKYEEANKALLTAQPVLDGMARKGIISKGKASRTMSRLNAKVKALKAA is encoded by the coding sequence GTGGCAAATTCTGCTGGTTCTCGTAAGCGCGCTCGTCAGGCTGTGGTCCGTCGCGCACGTAATGCAAGCATGCGTTCAATGGTTCGTACCTACGTTAAAAAAGTAGTCGCTCAGATTGAAGCGGGCAAATACGAAGAAGCAAACAAAGCACTTCTAACGGCACAGCCAGTTTTAGATGGCATGGCACGTAAAGGCATCATCAGCAAAGGCAAGGCGAGTCGTACTATGAGTCGTCTAAATGCTAAAGTTAAAGCGCTTAAAGCGGCTTAA
- the murJ gene encoding murein biosynthesis integral membrane protein MurJ yields MNQPVKKSLLKSSAIVGIATMLSRFLGLARDIVFAALFGTGGAQDAFMVAFKVPNFLRRLFAEGAFNQAFIPVLSEYKQAEGDDSVQKLVTAVQIYLGGVVGLVTLMAMIGSPVVAWLFAAGYHDEPEKLALVSDFLKLTFPYLWFISLTALGSSVLNSYGHFTAPALAPVLLNICLIGSALVLSPLFEVPQTGVGIGVILAGLTQLLFIMPALYKTGVWKPFSWHRQHPGVKKIQLLMLPALFGVSVSQINLLLDTVLATFLQDASVSWLYYSDRLMELPLGIFGIAIATVLLPSLSSLRGEHDTGKFTSTLAWAMVLVLMLGLPAAAALYVLPNELLTLLFQVGKFTVEDVAQSASSLMAYALGLPAFMLIKVLAPAFFARQDTKTPVKVGIQAMVWNMVFNLILFYPLGHVGLALATSLSAWLNAALLAKHLKSLGQLPSRSLLLKPIAKVVTATMVMSVVLLLVLRLPMFIMPEAILGRMGVVASLIAMGGGSYFVALYLLGVRVKHLRHA; encoded by the coding sequence TTGAATCAACCAGTAAAAAAATCTTTGCTTAAAAGCTCGGCTATTGTAGGCATTGCAACCATGTTGTCGCGCTTTTTAGGTTTGGCGCGCGATATTGTTTTTGCGGCGTTGTTTGGCACCGGTGGCGCGCAAGATGCCTTTATGGTGGCGTTTAAAGTCCCTAATTTCCTACGGCGGCTGTTTGCCGAAGGGGCATTTAATCAAGCATTCATCCCTGTATTGTCTGAATATAAGCAAGCCGAAGGCGATGACAGCGTTCAAAAGCTGGTTACCGCTGTGCAAATATATTTAGGCGGTGTGGTTGGGCTGGTTACACTAATGGCGATGATTGGCTCGCCCGTTGTGGCATGGTTGTTTGCGGCGGGGTACCACGATGAGCCTGAAAAACTAGCCCTCGTATCAGATTTCCTAAAGCTCACTTTCCCGTATTTATGGTTTATATCGCTGACAGCACTTGGGTCTTCTGTGTTAAACAGTTATGGCCATTTCACGGCTCCAGCGCTTGCGCCTGTATTACTAAATATCTGTTTAATTGGCAGTGCACTGGTTCTGTCGCCTCTATTTGAAGTGCCTCAAACGGGCGTCGGTATAGGTGTTATTTTAGCGGGGCTTACTCAATTGCTTTTTATTATGCCTGCGCTCTATAAAACGGGTGTTTGGAAGCCTTTTAGTTGGCATCGACAGCACCCTGGCGTTAAGAAGATACAGCTGCTTATGCTTCCAGCCTTATTTGGTGTGTCGGTGAGTCAGATCAACTTACTGCTCGACACTGTGCTGGCAACCTTTTTACAAGACGCCTCGGTAAGCTGGTTGTATTACTCCGATCGGTTGATGGAGTTGCCGTTAGGGATATTCGGAATCGCCATTGCGACAGTACTTCTACCCAGCCTGTCATCTTTACGCGGCGAGCATGATACGGGCAAATTTACATCAACACTGGCCTGGGCCATGGTGCTGGTGTTAATGCTGGGGCTTCCAGCGGCCGCCGCTTTATATGTATTGCCGAATGAATTACTCACCCTTTTATTTCAAGTCGGAAAGTTCACCGTAGAAGATGTGGCGCAAAGTGCTTCGAGCTTAATGGCCTATGCCCTTGGCTTGCCTGCGTTTATGTTAATTAAAGTATTAGCACCGGCCTTTTTTGCTCGGCAAGATACCAAAACACCCGTAAAGGTGGGTATTCAGGCTATGGTGTGGAACATGGTTTTTAATCTCATACTGTTTTACCCGTTAGGGCATGTTGGTTTGGCATTGGCTACCTCATTGTCGGCTTGGTTGAACGCTGCCTTATTAGCGAAGCATTTGAAGAGTTTGGGGCAGTTACCCAGCCGTTCGTTGTTATTAAAACCTATTGCAAAGGTGGTGACTGCGACTATGGTCATGTCTGTGGTGTTATTGCTTGTGCTTCGGTTGCCCATGTTCATTATGCCTGAAGCGATTCTAGGGCGAATGGGCGTGGTGGCGTCTTTGATCGCCATGGGTGGTGGGTCGTATTTTGTCGCGCTTTATCTTTTGGGCGTGCGAGTAAAGCACTTACGCCACGCCTAG
- the ribF gene encoding bifunctional riboflavin kinase/FAD synthetase — protein MHVSRLPVNPLSAAAVTIGSFDGVHLGHQKIVSRLTRYAQLHGIKSVVVTFEPQPKEHINPATAPARLSSLADKARRLKALGVDHLVVLPFNESLRTLTADEFVRQILIKRLNTQWLQVGDDFRFGADRKGDSQFLTQYDFDVYEMTSHCAKDGGRISSTRIRDALSQADFKLAEEMLGEPYSLSGRVIYGRQIGRTIGVPTANMLLSHSKLATQGVFAVQTTIDGKSYQGVANLGPKPTVGDTRNWLESHLFDFNGEIYGARITVALVKRLRGVQTFDNLDALKQQIQNDIDAAKAYFSQPTEVNLTND, from the coding sequence ATGCACGTCTCACGATTACCCGTAAATCCACTATCTGCAGCGGCCGTTACCATTGGAAGCTTTGACGGCGTTCATCTTGGGCACCAAAAAATCGTGTCTCGCCTAACACGTTATGCGCAATTGCATGGAATTAAGTCGGTTGTTGTTACGTTTGAGCCACAGCCAAAAGAACACATTAATCCTGCGACCGCACCCGCGCGACTCTCTTCGTTAGCTGATAAGGCGCGACGATTAAAGGCGCTTGGGGTCGATCATCTTGTTGTACTGCCCTTTAACGAATCGTTGCGCACCCTAACCGCCGATGAATTTGTTCGCCAGATCTTGATAAAGCGTTTAAATACCCAATGGTTACAGGTGGGTGACGATTTTAGGTTTGGTGCAGATCGTAAAGGCGATAGCCAGTTTTTAACGCAGTACGATTTCGACGTTTACGAAATGACCTCGCATTGCGCTAAAGATGGTGGGCGCATCAGCAGCACTCGAATTCGAGATGCGCTAAGCCAAGCTGATTTTAAATTAGCCGAAGAAATGCTGGGCGAGCCATATTCGCTCTCTGGTCGTGTAATCTATGGCAGGCAAATTGGCCGAACCATCGGTGTGCCTACCGCTAACATGCTACTGTCACACAGCAAATTAGCAACACAGGGTGTGTTTGCGGTTCAGACCACCATTGATGGAAAGTCTTATCAAGGTGTGGCGAATTTAGGACCTAAGCCCACGGTGGGGGATACCCGAAATTGGCTTGAAAGCCACCTATTTGATTTTAATGGCGAGATTTATGGCGCCCGCATCACTGTTGCACTCGTTAAACGGCTGCGCGGTGTTCAAACTTTTGATAATCTTGATGCCCTGAAACAACAAATTCAGAACGATATTGATGCCGCGAAGGCTTATTTTTCGCAACCAACGGAAGTGAATCTCACAAATGACTGA
- the ileS gene encoding isoleucine--tRNA ligase translates to MTDYKATLNLPHTDFPMRGDLAKREPKMLQNWETNGIYQQIRAASEGRKKFILHDGPPYANGSLHLGHAFNKILKDMIIKSKSLIGFDAPYVPGWDCHGLPIEHKVEGKIGRAGDKVDFKEFRAECRRYAHTQVDGQREEFKRMGVFGDWANPYLTMNFETEANIIRALGKIAESGHLVRGYKPVYWSVVGGSALAEAEVEYQDKTSFSIDVAYPAKDDGALLKAIGTDKGEGAVQAVIWTTTPWTLPASLAISVGEEVDYVLLQTNVNGKPTRLVVAEALLEAFLERTELDNLGVLAHFQGEVLDKQVFTHPFYDREIPALLGDHVTTDAGTGCVHTAPDHGMEDFVVCNKYGIETINPLDDKGIYRANVELFAGQHVYKVDPVVIETVKEKGQLLSESKLRHSYAHCWRTKTPLIYRATPQWFISMEGNGLKDQAMEAIKGVRWVPGWGQNRIEAMVGQSPDWCISRQRTWGTPITFVIHKETGELHPELPKIIEAVAQEVEKVGMDAWYDFDLSTVISDADQYEKTSDTLDVWFDSGVTHSTVLEKREELGQYPADMYLEGSDQHRGWFQSSLKTAVAINGTAPYKQVLTHGFVVDEKGYKMSKSLGNGMEPQEVFNQFGADILRLWVASTDYSGDMAFSKDILKRTADSYRRIRNTARFMVSNLNGFDPATNSVAVEDMLAIDKWALDRALTVQNELADLLDNYHFVQAVQKIHHFCAIDMGGFYLDIIKDRQYTTQEDSLARRSAQTAMYHVLQAMVRWIAPILSFTAEELWPFIPGQDKATVFTETLYTGLSAFKADEALDAGYWQQVQQAKIGVNKVLEEARKEGVIGGSLTAEVTLFCEPELLAALSKLGDELRFVTLTSGAQLAPLDSATDTALETELAGLKVQVVKSAHEKCGRCWHQREDVGSNEDHPELCGRCVDNVAGSGEVRHFA, encoded by the coding sequence ATGACTGATTACAAAGCCACATTAAACTTGCCGCACACCGATTTTCCGATGCGCGGAGACCTAGCGAAACGCGAACCGAAGATGCTGCAAAATTGGGAAACCAACGGTATTTACCAGCAGATTCGCGCTGCCAGTGAAGGTCGTAAAAAGTTTATTTTGCATGATGGCCCTCCCTACGCAAATGGGTCGCTTCACCTTGGTCACGCGTTCAATAAAATTTTAAAAGATATGATCATCAAGTCTAAAAGCTTGATCGGTTTTGATGCCCCATACGTACCAGGCTGGGATTGTCACGGCTTGCCAATTGAACACAAAGTTGAAGGCAAAATCGGTCGTGCTGGCGATAAAGTTGATTTTAAAGAGTTCCGTGCAGAGTGTCGGCGTTACGCGCATACGCAAGTAGACGGACAACGCGAAGAATTTAAGCGCATGGGTGTGTTTGGTGATTGGGCCAACCCATACTTAACGATGAACTTCGAAACTGAAGCCAACATCATACGAGCGTTGGGTAAGATCGCCGAAAGCGGTCACTTAGTGCGTGGTTATAAACCCGTGTATTGGAGTGTTGTTGGTGGTTCGGCATTGGCTGAAGCCGAAGTTGAATATCAAGATAAAACCTCATTCAGCATTGATGTGGCCTACCCTGCAAAAGATGACGGCGCATTGCTAAAGGCTATTGGCACCGATAAAGGTGAAGGCGCTGTGCAAGCCGTGATCTGGACGACCACTCCTTGGACGTTGCCCGCATCATTGGCCATTTCAGTTGGTGAAGAGGTTGATTACGTTTTATTACAAACCAACGTAAATGGTAAGCCAACACGTTTGGTTGTTGCCGAGGCGTTATTGGAAGCCTTTTTAGAGCGTACTGAATTAGACAATTTAGGTGTACTTGCTCACTTCCAAGGTGAAGTGTTGGATAAGCAAGTATTCACTCACCCATTCTATGATCGTGAAATACCTGCTTTATTAGGTGACCATGTCACGACTGATGCGGGTACAGGTTGCGTACACACCGCACCCGATCACGGTATGGAAGATTTCGTGGTTTGTAACAAATACGGCATCGAAACCATCAATCCGCTCGATGACAAAGGCATTTATCGCGCCAATGTAGAGTTATTCGCAGGTCAACATGTGTATAAAGTGGACCCTGTTGTGATTGAAACGGTCAAAGAAAAAGGCCAGCTATTAAGTGAGTCTAAGCTACGCCACAGTTATGCCCATTGCTGGCGCACTAAAACACCGTTGATCTACCGTGCAACACCGCAGTGGTTTATCAGCATGGAAGGCAATGGCTTAAAAGACCAAGCCATGGAAGCCATTAAAGGTGTTCGTTGGGTGCCGGGTTGGGGACAAAATCGAATCGAAGCCATGGTTGGGCAATCACCCGATTGGTGTATCTCGCGCCAGCGTACTTGGGGCACACCCATAACCTTTGTTATCCACAAAGAAACCGGTGAGTTGCACCCAGAGCTACCAAAAATAATCGAAGCCGTTGCCCAAGAAGTCGAAAAAGTGGGTATGGATGCTTGGTATGATTTTGATCTATCTACGGTGATCAGTGATGCCGACCAATACGAAAAAACATCCGATACATTAGATGTGTGGTTCGATTCTGGCGTTACACACTCTACCGTTTTAGAAAAGCGTGAAGAGCTTGGCCAATACCCGGCTGATATGTACTTAGAAGGGTCAGATCAGCACCGTGGATGGTTCCAATCGTCACTAAAAACAGCCGTTGCTATCAACGGTACCGCTCCCTATAAGCAAGTACTTACTCACGGTTTCGTTGTTGATGAGAAAGGCTACAAAATGTCTAAATCTCTTGGCAATGGCATGGAGCCGCAGGAAGTCTTTAACCAGTTTGGTGCCGACATTTTGCGTTTATGGGTGGCTTCTACCGATTACTCGGGCGATATGGCTTTCTCGAAAGATATTTTAAAGCGCACCGCCGATTCCTATCGTCGTATCCGTAATACGGCGCGATTCATGGTGTCTAACCTTAATGGCTTTGACCCTGCTACCAACAGCGTAGCAGTCGAAGACATGTTGGCGATTGATAAGTGGGCGTTAGATCGTGCCTTAACGGTACAGAATGAATTGGCCGATTTGCTAGATAACTACCACTTTGTTCAAGCAGTGCAAAAAATCCACCACTTCTGTGCCATTGATATGGGTGGTTTCTACTTAGACATCATTAAAGATCGTCAGTACACCACACAAGAAGATTCATTGGCGCGTCGCTCAGCACAAACGGCGATGTACCATGTGTTGCAAGCCATGGTCCGTTGGATTGCGCCAATCTTGAGCTTTACCGCAGAAGAGTTATGGCCATTTATTCCTGGTCAAGATAAAGCCACGGTGTTTACCGAAACCTTGTATACCGGGCTAAGCGCGTTTAAAGCTGATGAAGCGTTAGACGCTGGCTATTGGCAGCAAGTTCAACAGGCCAAAATTGGTGTGAACAAGGTGTTGGAAGAGGCGCGTAAAGAAGGCGTGATAGGCGGCTCGTTAACGGCCGAAGTGACGTTGTTCTGTGAGCCTGAGTTGTTGGCGGCATTAAGTAAACTGGGTGATGAATTACGATTCGTGACGCTCACCAGTGGCGCGCAGCTCGCTCCATTAGACAGCGCAACCGACACCGCATTAGAAACTGAATTAGCCGGATTAAAAGTGCAGGTTGTTAAATCGGCCCATGAAAAGTGTGGCCGCTGCTGGCACCAGCGTGAAGATGTGGGGTCGAATGAAGACCACCCTGAATTATGTGGCCGCTGTGTTGATAACGTAGCAGGTTCAGGTGAAGTACGCCATTTCGCTTAG
- the fkpB gene encoding FKBP-type peptidyl-prolyl cis-trans isomerase has translation MNLEDGQTVDSTYEADPATLSIGDGSLPEGFEKHLLGMAAGETKAVVVPPEEAFGQPNPANIQRFKKEQFAQTGELEIGMMMSFKDAGDNELPGMISEINGDVVMVDFNHPLAGKPLNFKVDVIAVEDANGGH, from the coding sequence TTGAATTTAGAAGATGGCCAAACGGTCGACAGTACCTACGAAGCCGATCCAGCAACTCTGAGTATTGGTGATGGTAGCCTTCCTGAAGGCTTTGAAAAGCATTTATTAGGCATGGCCGCCGGTGAAACCAAAGCCGTAGTAGTGCCACCTGAAGAAGCTTTTGGTCAACCCAACCCAGCGAACATTCAGCGCTTTAAAAAAGAACAGTTTGCGCAAACAGGTGAGCTTGAAATAGGCATGATGATGTCGTTTAAAGATGCCGGTGATAACGAACTTCCGGGAATGATCAGTGAAATTAACGGCGATGTAGTTATGGTCGATTTCAATCATCCGTTGGCCGGCAAACCGTTGAATTTTAAAGTGGATGTAATTGCCGTAGAGGATGCTAACGGTGGACATTAA